A single region of the Hippoglossus hippoglossus isolate fHipHip1 chromosome 17, fHipHip1.pri, whole genome shotgun sequence genome encodes:
- the rb1cc1 gene encoding RB1-inducible coiled-coil protein 1 isoform X2: protein MKLYVFQVNNGCTLTFDTDLAVQTVLELKHAIQAKYKIATQHQVLVVNGGECMAAERRVCSYSAGTETNPIFLFNKEMILCDRDPTIPKTTFSIESEIQVKVEESLLMPAVFHTVASRTQLALEMFEVAKKLCSFCERLVHDEHLQHQGWAAIMANLDDCTLSYQKLLVKFDAAYSNYQHELEEIKVKLTKLGTAVAVMARIPLLESLTRHSYRESMEKSSPTPGKDSDGTEEEKSSESVRYTAEAKRPSKLSASFSASQAATCKPTGDHETNEMTDRGGLRAALLDDDDDDDDDDDDSDDDDDDDTPEFANPSSFNVTLLDWINVQDRPNDVESVVRKCFDSINRLDPRVIQPFLTDCRDTIGKLDNQNMKAIKGLEDRLYALDQMIASCKKLVNEQKELAQGFLANQKRAENLKDTSVLPDLCLSHTNQLMIMLNNHRKLLDIKKKCTTAKQELANNLQVRLKWCCYVMLHADQDSEKLQALLRLLTELLERVRVVEALSTVPQMYCLAVVEVVRRKMFMRHYREWAYALVKDGKRLYEAEKFKRESFGKLFRKSFLRNRLFRGLDSWPPTSFCTRKPRRFDDELPDISLEDLQYLKSCCPLEVQPFLMVPTMCDFEPLNRHVETLHQLVQAAQSVDEMSQTITDLLNEQRASYCHSSHRSTMQTPQSESIPGSTTPGSSKTPTSLGLQGPGCQPLHVPVPAPLEDLSPDSIDAQTFDFETIGHPNMDPVLQQGSLDLDSLVESPESDFMSAVNEFVIEGNLTSPNPISDPTSPDMMVESLYSSVINAIDNKRMQDTTTLERENFRITVLKQVIEKYQSAAEESHSNLRSVKDDLHHLRGLVLKEQHDFGFDLRDMTTEVRNVVDNFCLTHELKLKEQHQSELLSVRQELEKQIQTLTEENQVNQNIVRDVQRAMLELEGLMERKEKELTQLENERERWMETERGQTDRIKNLEQLISDQAEEIKTLSAARDSLTSQLENLHFEIERGQQKIRQELEAVEQAHLKELEVRMKQEHKAQLETLTQENKEALEHLASENSTNLSEAADQHATALGEKENQIKDLEARITELAELRCKLEVELALKESETEEVRLLFEEAKTQQAEAVKSQVEAETIVLGKELADVKKQLQVKNEEYEVGLAELRSLMRNEKDHCISELVDRHEEETILLHNELSSLQKQSQDAETNHSEQQQKLKQELEQQVTQSEEKEKQFTSFQELEQELRTLVNKLQTENDMLSQKVEQDRRATETELEKQESTKVASPEAFKELEQQKEEMENRLLKKIKKLESELHERRSSKSDEGSPLRAEEIADAAAPLSLDSALQERLQQERASLLSQIELLEKKKNEEIQNLKTSLIAESQTNFNTVLTREKLKKEQIIHDLTEKLHNVTQQQEKDKALIESLSEDRASVIQEKKHLEEELNRLRSTALVSSAFFTPHPSALEVTEAGASGALGASAAGAAAARALHVAGYCSSEPMAETDRLACVAAIRDDENVDSAVEASMVTVHDNILMSEEKQRILLLERTLHMKEEENKRLSQRLMSQSMSSVSSRHSDKIAIRDFQVGDLVLIILDERHDNYVLFTVGPTLYFLHSESLTALDLKPASGTSRRPWVLGKVMEKEYCQAKKAQNRFKVPLGTKFYRVKAVPWNRKV from the exons ATGAAGTTGTATGTGTTCCAGGTCAACAATGGCTGCACGCTGACATTTGACACTGACCTTGCTGTCCAAAC TGTACTGGAGCTTAAACATGCCATCCAAGCCAAATATAAGATTGCAACTCAACATCAAGTCCTTGTTGTCAATGGCGGGGAATGTATGGCTGCAGAGAGACGGGTCTGCAGCTACAGTGCTGGCACT GAAACAAATCCCATATTCTTGTTCAACAAAGAGATGATCTTGTGTGACCGGGATCCAACGATCCCAAAAACCACCTTCTCGATTGAGAGTGAGATTCAGGTCAAGGTGGAGGAGTCTCTACTGATGCCAGCTGTTTTTCACACTGTTGCCTCACGAACACAACTTGCTCTG GAAATGTTTGAAGTTGCCAAGAAACTTTGCTCTTTCTGTGAACGTTTGGTTCATGATGAACATCTTCAACACCAAGGCTGGGCTGCTATCATGGCTAATCTGGACGACTGCACTCTGTCTTATCAGAAGTTGCTTGTAAAGTTTGACGCTGCATACTCAAATTATCAACATGAGTTGGAAGAAATTAAGGTGAAACTTACAAA GTTAGGGACAGCGGTAGCTGTAATGGCTAGGATACCTCTGCTGGAAAGTTTGACAAGACACAGTTACAGAGAGAGCATGGAGAAGTCCAGTCCAACCCCAGGAAAGGATTCAGAcgggacagaagaagaaaagtccTCTGAGTCTGTGCGCTACACTGCTGAGGCAAAGAGGCCCTCCAAGTTATCAGCATCCTTCTCTGCTTCACAAGCGGCCACATGTAAGCCAACCGGTGAccatgaaacaaatgaaatgactgACAGGGGTGGGCTGAGAGCTGCGCTattagatgatgatgatgatgatgacgacgacgatgatgacagcgacgatgatgacgatgacgacACTCCAGAGTTTGCCAACCCGTCCTCCTTCAATGTCACACTATTAGACTGGATCAACGTGCAAGACAGACCCAATGATGTGGAATCAGTTGTGAGGAAATGCTTTGACTCCATCAATAGG CTTGACCCACGGGTCATTCAACCCTTCCTGACAGATTGTCGTGACACTATTGGTAAGTTGGATAATCAAAACATGAAAGCCATCAAGGGGCTTGAGGACAGGTTGTATGCTCTTGACCAAATGATTGCAAGCTGTAAGAAGTTGGTGAACGAACAAAAGGAACTCGCTCAG GGATTTTTGGCCAATCAGAAGCGTGCTGAAAACCTGAAGGATACATCTGTTCTGCCCGACTTGTGTCTGAGTCACACCAACCAGCTGATGATCATGCTGAACAACCACAGGAAGCTGCTCGACATCAAAAAGAAGTGCACTACTGCCAAACAAGAACTTGCAAACAACCTTCAAGTCAGACTCAA ATGGTGCTGCTACGTGATGCTTCATGCAGACCAGGACAGTGAGAAGCTTCAGGCTCTACTCAGACTCCTGACAGAGCTATTGGAACGAGTGAGAGTGGTGGAGGCCCTCAGTACTGTGCCCCAGATGTACTGCTTGGCGGTGGTGGAAGTCGTCAGGAGGAAAATGTTTATGCGCCACTACAGAGAG TGGGCTTATGCACTTGTGAAAGATGGCAAACGACTGTACGAGGCCGAGAAATTCAAAAGGGAATCCTTCGGGAAACTCTTTA GGAAGTCTTTCCTCAGAAATCGTTTGTTTAGAGGACTCGATTCATGGCCTCCCACATCATTCTGT ACACGAAAGCCGAGAAGGTTTGACGATGAACTTCCAGACATTTCACTTGAGGACCTGCAGTACTTGAAATCTTGTTGTCCTTTGGAGGTGCAACCTTTCCTTAT GGTTCCTACAATGTGTGACTTTGAGCCCTTAAATCGTCACGTAGAGACGCTTCACCAGCTGGTTCAAGCAGCGCAGAGCGTGGATGAGATGTCCCAAACTATCACTGACCTGTTGAACGAACAAAGG GCATCCTATTGTCATAGCTCTCACAGATCAACCATGCAGACCCCACAGTCTGAAAGTATACCTGGGAGCACCACACCGGGGTCCTCCAAAACCCCCACCTCTCTTGGCCTTCAGGGTCCAGGCTGCCAACCCCTACACGTTCCTGTCCCAGCTCCTTTGGAGGACTTGTCCCCAGACAGCATTGATGCACAAACGTTTGACTTTGAAACCATCGGCCATCCGAACATGGACCCAGTCCTGCAGCAGGGCTCCCTCGACCTGGATTCTCTAGTAGAGAGCCCAGAGTCTGATTTCATGTCTGCTGTCAATGAGTTTGTGATTGAAGGGAACTTGACCTCCCCGAACCCCATCAGTGACCCCACTAGTCCTGATATGATGGTAGAGTCTCTGTACTCTTCAGTGATCAACGCCATCGATAATAAGCGTATGCAGGACACCACAACACTAGAGAGGGAGAATTTTAGGATCACTGTCCTCAAACAAGTTATTGAGAAGTATCAGTCTGCTGCAGAGGAGTCCCATTCCAACTTAAGAAGTGTAAAGGATGATCTCCATCACTTACGGGGTCTAGTGTTAAAAGAACAACATGACTTTGGCTTTGACCTGAGGGATATGACCACAGAGGTGCGCAACGTTGTGGACAACTTCTGCCTGACCCATGAACTGAAGTTGAAGGAGCAGCATCAAAGTGAGCTGCTCTCTGTTCGGCAAGAGCTTGAGAAGCAGATTCAGACACTAACGGAGGAAAACCAAGTAAACCAGAACATTGTGAGAGACGTCCAGCGTGCGATGCTCGAGCTGGAGGGCCTTATGGAGCGCAAGGAGAAAGAACTTACTCAGCTCGAGAATGAGAGAGAGCGATGGATGGAAACGGAGAGAGGCCAGACGGATAGGATCAAAAATCTGGAGCAGTTGATCAGTGATCAAGCTGAAGAGATCAAGACGCTTTCCGCCGCAAGAGACTCCCTGACCAGCCAGCTTGAGAATCTGCACTTTGAGATTGAACGTGGCCAGCAGAAGATTCGACAGGAGTTGGAAGCTGTGGAGCAAGCTCACTTAAAGGAGCTGGAGGTCAGAATGAAGCAGGAGCACAAGGCACAGCTGGAGACTCTTACCCAAGAGAATAAGGAGGCTCTGGAACATCTGGCTTCTGAAAACAGTACAAATTTAAGTGAGGCAGCTGATCAACATGCCACTGCTcttggagagaaagaaaaccaaatCAAGGACTTGGAGGCTCGTATAACTGAGCTTGCTGAACTCCGTTGCAAACTCGAGGTGGAGTTGGCCCTCAAAGAGTCAGAGACTGAGGAGGTGAGACTCTTATTTGAGGAGGCCAAGACTCAGCAGGCCGAGGCTGTGAAGTCTCAGGTTGAAGCTGAGACCATTGTCCTCGGCAAAGAGCTGGCAGACGTCAAAAAGCAGCTTCAGGTAAAAAACGAGGAGTATGAAGTGGGCCTGGCAGAGCTCAGGAGTCTCATGAGGAATGAGAAGGACCACTGCATCTCCGAGCTGGTGGACAGACACGAGGAGGAAACTATCTTGTTGCACAATGAGCTCTCCTCCCTGCAGAAGCAGTCCCAGGATGCTGAGACAAACCATTCGGAGCAGCAACAGAAACTTAAGCAGGAATTAGAGCAGCAAGTGACtcaaagtgaagaaaaagaaaagcagttcACGAGCTTCCAAGAACTGGAGCAAGAGCTGAGGACTCTCGTCAACAAACTACAGACAGAAAACGATATGCTCTCCCAAAAAGTAGAGCAGGACAGACGAGCCACTGAGACAGAACTCGAAAAACAAGAGTCCACCAAGGTTGCATCACCAGAAGCCTTTAAAGAGTTGGAGCAGCAGAAGGAGGAGATGGAAAACAGACtgttaaagaaaatcaaaaaactTGAGAGTGAGCTTCATGAGAGACGATCTTCAAAAAG TGATGAAGGCTCGCCGCTGCGCGCCGAGGAAATCGCAGATGCCGCAGCGCCTCTGTCTCTGGACTCTGCACTACAAGagcggctgcagcaggagagggCCTCGCTGCTGTCCCAGATCGAGctcctggagaagaagaagaatgaggaGATACAGAACCTCAAGACATCACTAATCGCAGAATCGCAG ACTAACTTCAACACTGTTCTAACCCGAGAGAAGCTGAAGAAGGAGCAGATCATCCATGACCTCACAGAGAAGCTGCACAATGTGACCCAACAGCAGGAGAAGGACAAAG CTCTGATCGAGTCTCTCTCTGAGGACCGGGCGAGTGTCATTCAGGAGAAGAAACACTTGGAAGAAGAGCTTAATCGCCTGCGCAGCACTGCACTGGTCTCCTCTGCCTTCTTCACCCCTCACCCATCAGCTCTGGAGGTCACAGAGGCGGGAGCATCAGGAGCACTaggagcatcagcagcaggagcagcagcagccagagctCTGCATGTTGCTGGGTACTGCTCCTCTGAGCCCATGGCTGAAACTGACAGACTGGCCTGTGTAGCAGCCATACGAGATGACGAAAATGTCGACTCAGCGGTGGAAGCCAGCATGGTGACAGTCCA TGATAATATCCTGatgtcagaggagaaacagCGGATACTCCTACTCGAGCGG ACTTTACACatgaaggaagaagaaaacaagcgCCTCAGTCAAAGACTG ATGTCTCAGAGCATGTCGTCTGTGTCCTCACGGCATTCAGACAAAATCGCCATCAGAGA CTTCCAGGTTGGTGATTTGGTTCTAATCATCCTGGATGAAAGACACGACAACTATGTGCTGTTCACGGTCGGACCCACCCTCTACTTCCTCCACTCGGAGTCTCTCACTGCACTGGACCTCAAACCAG cTTCAGGGACTTCAAGACGGCCGTGGGTTCTTGGAAAAGTGATGGAAAAGGAATATTGCCAGGCAAAAAAG GCCCAGAACAGGTTCAAGGTCCCTTTAGGAACCAAGTTCTACAGAGTGAAAGCTGTTCCATGGAACAGAAAAGTATAA
- the rb1cc1 gene encoding RB1-inducible coiled-coil protein 1 isoform X1: protein MKLYVFQVNNGCTLTFDTDLAVQTVLELKHAIQAKYKIATQHQVLVVNGGECMAAERRVCSYSAGTETNPIFLFNKEMILCDRDPTIPKTTFSIESEIQVKVEESLLMPAVFHTVASRTQLALEMFEVAKKLCSFCERLVHDEHLQHQGWAAIMANLDDCTLSYQKLLVKFDAAYSNYQHELEEIKVKLTKLGTAVAVMARIPLLESLTRHSYRESMEKSSPTPGKDSDGTEEEKSSESVRYTAEAKRPSKLSASFSASQAATCKPTGDHETNEMTDRGGLRAALLDDDDDDDDDDDDSDDDDDDDTPEFANPSSFNVTLLDWINVQDRPNDVESVVRKCFDSINRLDPRVIQPFLTDCRDTIGKLDNQNMKAIKGLEDRLYALDQMIASCKKLVNEQKELAQGFLANQKRAENLKDTSVLPDLCLSHTNQLMIMLNNHRKLLDIKKKCTTAKQELANNLQVRLKWCCYVMLHADQDSEKLQALLRLLTELLERVRVVEALSTVPQMYCLAVVEVVRRKMFMRHYREWAYALVKDGKRLYEAEKFKRESFGKLFRKSFLRNRLFRGLDSWPPTSFCTRKPRRFDDELPDISLEDLQYLKSCCPLEVQPFLIHSPYFFRVPTMCDFEPLNRHVETLHQLVQAAQSVDEMSQTITDLLNEQRASYCHSSHRSTMQTPQSESIPGSTTPGSSKTPTSLGLQGPGCQPLHVPVPAPLEDLSPDSIDAQTFDFETIGHPNMDPVLQQGSLDLDSLVESPESDFMSAVNEFVIEGNLTSPNPISDPTSPDMMVESLYSSVINAIDNKRMQDTTTLERENFRITVLKQVIEKYQSAAEESHSNLRSVKDDLHHLRGLVLKEQHDFGFDLRDMTTEVRNVVDNFCLTHELKLKEQHQSELLSVRQELEKQIQTLTEENQVNQNIVRDVQRAMLELEGLMERKEKELTQLENERERWMETERGQTDRIKNLEQLISDQAEEIKTLSAARDSLTSQLENLHFEIERGQQKIRQELEAVEQAHLKELEVRMKQEHKAQLETLTQENKEALEHLASENSTNLSEAADQHATALGEKENQIKDLEARITELAELRCKLEVELALKESETEEVRLLFEEAKTQQAEAVKSQVEAETIVLGKELADVKKQLQVKNEEYEVGLAELRSLMRNEKDHCISELVDRHEEETILLHNELSSLQKQSQDAETNHSEQQQKLKQELEQQVTQSEEKEKQFTSFQELEQELRTLVNKLQTENDMLSQKVEQDRRATETELEKQESTKVASPEAFKELEQQKEEMENRLLKKIKKLESELHERRSSKSDEGSPLRAEEIADAAAPLSLDSALQERLQQERASLLSQIELLEKKKNEEIQNLKTSLIAESQTNFNTVLTREKLKKEQIIHDLTEKLHNVTQQQEKDKALIESLSEDRASVIQEKKHLEEELNRLRSTALVSSAFFTPHPSALEVTEAGASGALGASAAGAAAARALHVAGYCSSEPMAETDRLACVAAIRDDENVDSAVEASMVTVHDNILMSEEKQRILLLERTLHMKEEENKRLSQRLMSQSMSSVSSRHSDKIAIRDFQVGDLVLIILDERHDNYVLFTVGPTLYFLHSESLTALDLKPASGTSRRPWVLGKVMEKEYCQAKKAQNRFKVPLGTKFYRVKAVPWNRKV, encoded by the exons ATGAAGTTGTATGTGTTCCAGGTCAACAATGGCTGCACGCTGACATTTGACACTGACCTTGCTGTCCAAAC TGTACTGGAGCTTAAACATGCCATCCAAGCCAAATATAAGATTGCAACTCAACATCAAGTCCTTGTTGTCAATGGCGGGGAATGTATGGCTGCAGAGAGACGGGTCTGCAGCTACAGTGCTGGCACT GAAACAAATCCCATATTCTTGTTCAACAAAGAGATGATCTTGTGTGACCGGGATCCAACGATCCCAAAAACCACCTTCTCGATTGAGAGTGAGATTCAGGTCAAGGTGGAGGAGTCTCTACTGATGCCAGCTGTTTTTCACACTGTTGCCTCACGAACACAACTTGCTCTG GAAATGTTTGAAGTTGCCAAGAAACTTTGCTCTTTCTGTGAACGTTTGGTTCATGATGAACATCTTCAACACCAAGGCTGGGCTGCTATCATGGCTAATCTGGACGACTGCACTCTGTCTTATCAGAAGTTGCTTGTAAAGTTTGACGCTGCATACTCAAATTATCAACATGAGTTGGAAGAAATTAAGGTGAAACTTACAAA GTTAGGGACAGCGGTAGCTGTAATGGCTAGGATACCTCTGCTGGAAAGTTTGACAAGACACAGTTACAGAGAGAGCATGGAGAAGTCCAGTCCAACCCCAGGAAAGGATTCAGAcgggacagaagaagaaaagtccTCTGAGTCTGTGCGCTACACTGCTGAGGCAAAGAGGCCCTCCAAGTTATCAGCATCCTTCTCTGCTTCACAAGCGGCCACATGTAAGCCAACCGGTGAccatgaaacaaatgaaatgactgACAGGGGTGGGCTGAGAGCTGCGCTattagatgatgatgatgatgatgacgacgacgatgatgacagcgacgatgatgacgatgacgacACTCCAGAGTTTGCCAACCCGTCCTCCTTCAATGTCACACTATTAGACTGGATCAACGTGCAAGACAGACCCAATGATGTGGAATCAGTTGTGAGGAAATGCTTTGACTCCATCAATAGG CTTGACCCACGGGTCATTCAACCCTTCCTGACAGATTGTCGTGACACTATTGGTAAGTTGGATAATCAAAACATGAAAGCCATCAAGGGGCTTGAGGACAGGTTGTATGCTCTTGACCAAATGATTGCAAGCTGTAAGAAGTTGGTGAACGAACAAAAGGAACTCGCTCAG GGATTTTTGGCCAATCAGAAGCGTGCTGAAAACCTGAAGGATACATCTGTTCTGCCCGACTTGTGTCTGAGTCACACCAACCAGCTGATGATCATGCTGAACAACCACAGGAAGCTGCTCGACATCAAAAAGAAGTGCACTACTGCCAAACAAGAACTTGCAAACAACCTTCAAGTCAGACTCAA ATGGTGCTGCTACGTGATGCTTCATGCAGACCAGGACAGTGAGAAGCTTCAGGCTCTACTCAGACTCCTGACAGAGCTATTGGAACGAGTGAGAGTGGTGGAGGCCCTCAGTACTGTGCCCCAGATGTACTGCTTGGCGGTGGTGGAAGTCGTCAGGAGGAAAATGTTTATGCGCCACTACAGAGAG TGGGCTTATGCACTTGTGAAAGATGGCAAACGACTGTACGAGGCCGAGAAATTCAAAAGGGAATCCTTCGGGAAACTCTTTA GGAAGTCTTTCCTCAGAAATCGTTTGTTTAGAGGACTCGATTCATGGCCTCCCACATCATTCTGT ACACGAAAGCCGAGAAGGTTTGACGATGAACTTCCAGACATTTCACTTGAGGACCTGCAGTACTTGAAATCTTGTTGTCCTTTGGAGGTGCAACCTTTCCTTAT TCATTCCCCATATTTTTTCAGGGTTCCTACAATGTGTGACTTTGAGCCCTTAAATCGTCACGTAGAGACGCTTCACCAGCTGGTTCAAGCAGCGCAGAGCGTGGATGAGATGTCCCAAACTATCACTGACCTGTTGAACGAACAAAGG GCATCCTATTGTCATAGCTCTCACAGATCAACCATGCAGACCCCACAGTCTGAAAGTATACCTGGGAGCACCACACCGGGGTCCTCCAAAACCCCCACCTCTCTTGGCCTTCAGGGTCCAGGCTGCCAACCCCTACACGTTCCTGTCCCAGCTCCTTTGGAGGACTTGTCCCCAGACAGCATTGATGCACAAACGTTTGACTTTGAAACCATCGGCCATCCGAACATGGACCCAGTCCTGCAGCAGGGCTCCCTCGACCTGGATTCTCTAGTAGAGAGCCCAGAGTCTGATTTCATGTCTGCTGTCAATGAGTTTGTGATTGAAGGGAACTTGACCTCCCCGAACCCCATCAGTGACCCCACTAGTCCTGATATGATGGTAGAGTCTCTGTACTCTTCAGTGATCAACGCCATCGATAATAAGCGTATGCAGGACACCACAACACTAGAGAGGGAGAATTTTAGGATCACTGTCCTCAAACAAGTTATTGAGAAGTATCAGTCTGCTGCAGAGGAGTCCCATTCCAACTTAAGAAGTGTAAAGGATGATCTCCATCACTTACGGGGTCTAGTGTTAAAAGAACAACATGACTTTGGCTTTGACCTGAGGGATATGACCACAGAGGTGCGCAACGTTGTGGACAACTTCTGCCTGACCCATGAACTGAAGTTGAAGGAGCAGCATCAAAGTGAGCTGCTCTCTGTTCGGCAAGAGCTTGAGAAGCAGATTCAGACACTAACGGAGGAAAACCAAGTAAACCAGAACATTGTGAGAGACGTCCAGCGTGCGATGCTCGAGCTGGAGGGCCTTATGGAGCGCAAGGAGAAAGAACTTACTCAGCTCGAGAATGAGAGAGAGCGATGGATGGAAACGGAGAGAGGCCAGACGGATAGGATCAAAAATCTGGAGCAGTTGATCAGTGATCAAGCTGAAGAGATCAAGACGCTTTCCGCCGCAAGAGACTCCCTGACCAGCCAGCTTGAGAATCTGCACTTTGAGATTGAACGTGGCCAGCAGAAGATTCGACAGGAGTTGGAAGCTGTGGAGCAAGCTCACTTAAAGGAGCTGGAGGTCAGAATGAAGCAGGAGCACAAGGCACAGCTGGAGACTCTTACCCAAGAGAATAAGGAGGCTCTGGAACATCTGGCTTCTGAAAACAGTACAAATTTAAGTGAGGCAGCTGATCAACATGCCACTGCTcttggagagaaagaaaaccaaatCAAGGACTTGGAGGCTCGTATAACTGAGCTTGCTGAACTCCGTTGCAAACTCGAGGTGGAGTTGGCCCTCAAAGAGTCAGAGACTGAGGAGGTGAGACTCTTATTTGAGGAGGCCAAGACTCAGCAGGCCGAGGCTGTGAAGTCTCAGGTTGAAGCTGAGACCATTGTCCTCGGCAAAGAGCTGGCAGACGTCAAAAAGCAGCTTCAGGTAAAAAACGAGGAGTATGAAGTGGGCCTGGCAGAGCTCAGGAGTCTCATGAGGAATGAGAAGGACCACTGCATCTCCGAGCTGGTGGACAGACACGAGGAGGAAACTATCTTGTTGCACAATGAGCTCTCCTCCCTGCAGAAGCAGTCCCAGGATGCTGAGACAAACCATTCGGAGCAGCAACAGAAACTTAAGCAGGAATTAGAGCAGCAAGTGACtcaaagtgaagaaaaagaaaagcagttcACGAGCTTCCAAGAACTGGAGCAAGAGCTGAGGACTCTCGTCAACAAACTACAGACAGAAAACGATATGCTCTCCCAAAAAGTAGAGCAGGACAGACGAGCCACTGAGACAGAACTCGAAAAACAAGAGTCCACCAAGGTTGCATCACCAGAAGCCTTTAAAGAGTTGGAGCAGCAGAAGGAGGAGATGGAAAACAGACtgttaaagaaaatcaaaaaactTGAGAGTGAGCTTCATGAGAGACGATCTTCAAAAAG TGATGAAGGCTCGCCGCTGCGCGCCGAGGAAATCGCAGATGCCGCAGCGCCTCTGTCTCTGGACTCTGCACTACAAGagcggctgcagcaggagagggCCTCGCTGCTGTCCCAGATCGAGctcctggagaagaagaagaatgaggaGATACAGAACCTCAAGACATCACTAATCGCAGAATCGCAG ACTAACTTCAACACTGTTCTAACCCGAGAGAAGCTGAAGAAGGAGCAGATCATCCATGACCTCACAGAGAAGCTGCACAATGTGACCCAACAGCAGGAGAAGGACAAAG CTCTGATCGAGTCTCTCTCTGAGGACCGGGCGAGTGTCATTCAGGAGAAGAAACACTTGGAAGAAGAGCTTAATCGCCTGCGCAGCACTGCACTGGTCTCCTCTGCCTTCTTCACCCCTCACCCATCAGCTCTGGAGGTCACAGAGGCGGGAGCATCAGGAGCACTaggagcatcagcagcaggagcagcagcagccagagctCTGCATGTTGCTGGGTACTGCTCCTCTGAGCCCATGGCTGAAACTGACAGACTGGCCTGTGTAGCAGCCATACGAGATGACGAAAATGTCGACTCAGCGGTGGAAGCCAGCATGGTGACAGTCCA TGATAATATCCTGatgtcagaggagaaacagCGGATACTCCTACTCGAGCGG ACTTTACACatgaaggaagaagaaaacaagcgCCTCAGTCAAAGACTG ATGTCTCAGAGCATGTCGTCTGTGTCCTCACGGCATTCAGACAAAATCGCCATCAGAGA CTTCCAGGTTGGTGATTTGGTTCTAATCATCCTGGATGAAAGACACGACAACTATGTGCTGTTCACGGTCGGACCCACCCTCTACTTCCTCCACTCGGAGTCTCTCACTGCACTGGACCTCAAACCAG cTTCAGGGACTTCAAGACGGCCGTGGGTTCTTGGAAAAGTGATGGAAAAGGAATATTGCCAGGCAAAAAAG GCCCAGAACAGGTTCAAGGTCCCTTTAGGAACCAAGTTCTACAGAGTGAAAGCTGTTCCATGGAACAGAAAAGTATAA